TCCCGGCACCCCCCCGCTGCTCCCGCGGGTTGCGCTGGAGCGACGGGCGATGGAAGTGCGAACGCTGCGGGCCGCGTTGCTGGCCGGGAGGCCTGATGGCCTGATCAACAAGGCTGACCTGTACGCGCAGGTAACCATCGGCAACCAGACGTTCGTCGAGGCCACCCAGCAGGGCAGGGACGAGATCCAGCCGGCGTGGCTCTCGGTGGGCTTTGTCCCGGAAACGGAGGCGGTGATACCTGTGCGGTATGAGATGTTCGACGAGGCCGGACCTTTGAAACTCCCCGTTACGATCGACGTGGGTCCCCGCGCCGGGCTCACCTTTGCCACTTTCAAACTCGCGGTACGCGGGCACGCCCTCGCGGGCGACCTGAATGGTGTGCACGATGCAAAGACGAACGCCGCGATCCTCCGCGGCGGCGGGGGAGACCAATACCCGGCCTCGGTGACCCTGTATGTCACCGTACGTGAGCTGCAGACGCACTCCGCGCCCTGACTCGGAAAAGCACCTGATTTTCATCCGCTCGGGATGAAGCCGGCATGGATGCAGAACCGGGGGAAGCAGGGAGGCATTCTCCCTGTTTCCCCCGGTTCCGCTGTCCACCGCGCTTGGCGCGCCACACTGGCTCCCTTCCCCCGCGCAGTTTGCGGGGGAAGGGTTGGGGACGGGGGGGGCGCCAGCCCGAGCACCGGGCTGCATTGCGACGCACTCAAGCCCGAAGTGTACCTCCTTCGGAGCTTTCCGCTTTCCTTGCGGCGGATTCATCCGCTCCGGCGGGGCGCGGACGGTTCGCCCGGCATCGGCGGCCGTGGTATACTCCGTGACGGAGCAGGCCGCGTTTCGATGGCCTGAGCATCCCCCGGAGCCCATCTCCCAAACGAATGCCCGATCCCGCCGGCGGCGCGCCCGAGCCCGAGAACGTCTACCACAAGGGGTACTTCCCCCGCGTTCGCGACAAGCTGGCGCGGACGGCGGACGGCGTGCGGCTGCTGGTTACGAATCCGGCCCGGGTGCCGGCCGCGGCCGGGGCGTGGCTGGGCGAGCAGCTGGAGAAGGACGCGCTGTTCTTTCAGGCGGGGCTGTTCGGCGGATGGGCGGTCCTCAAGGCCGGCTTTCGCGCCCTCGGACGCGGGCTGCGCCATCCCGTACACCGCCGATGGATCCTGGGACTGATCGCCCTGATCGCCTTTCTTCCCGGCTTTACCTGGCAGCGCTGCGGCTTCCGCGGCTGCCCCGACGTCGGCAAGCTGGCGGCGCTGCAGCCCGGCGGCGCCGCGCGAGTGTTCGACGCCCGCGGCCAACTGCTGGCCGAGCTGGCGCCCACGCGCTGGGCAGTGGTGGCGCTGGCCGACCTTCCGCCCTACGTGGCGCAGGCGTTCGTCGCCGTGGAGGACCAGAACTTCTACGAGCACCGGGGCGTGCACTGGCCGCGGTTCATCGCGCAGTCCATCAAGAACCTGATCCCCGGCGGGCGAAGCCAGGGCGCCAGCACCATCAGCATGCAGGTGGCGCGGAACGTGTTTCCGGACCGCCTTCCCGCCGCCGACCGCAGCGTCAAGCGCAAGGTCCTGGAAATCCGCGTCGCGCGAGAGATCGAGCAGCGCTACAGCAAGGCGCAGATCCTTCAGACGTACCTGAACAACATCTACTTCGGCGAGGGGGTGTACGGCATCGAGTCCGCCGCGCGCATCTACTTCGGCAAACACGCGTCGCAGCTCAAGATGTCGGAGGCGGCGCTGCTCGCCGGGCTGCCCAAGGCGCCCACGCACTACAGCCCGCGCCGCAACATGGCGCACTCCGTCCAGCGCCGGAACCTGGTGCTGTCGCTGATGGCCGCGCAGGGCCGCATCACCGCCGGCCAGGCGCGCGCCTCCAAGGACGCCGAGGTGCGGCTGGCCCGGCTGCGGCCCGAGATGCGGCCCCGCACGCGCTTTCCCTACTTCGTGGAGCACGCGCGGCGGATGCTGGAGGCGGAGCTGGGGCCGGCGCTGTACGCGGGGGGCCTTCGCATTCACACCACGCTGGATCCCCGCATCCAGCGCGCGGCGGAGCAGAACGTGGAAGCGCAGGTGCGGGCCATCGAGAACGGCCGGTTCGGCAAGTTCACCGGCCCGCGTCGGGCCGCGTACCGCGACAGTACCGAGACGCCGTACCTGCAGGGCGCCGCGATGGTGATGAGCGCGCGGACGGGCGACGTGCTGGCCCTGGTCGGCGGACGCTCGTACGACGAGTCGGCGTTCGACCGCATGACGCAGGGGCTGCGGCAGCCGGGGTCCGCCTTCAAGCCGTTCGTCTACGCCGCCGCCGTCGCCGAGGGCGTCACCCCCACGGACCGGGTGGTGGACGACACCGTCCGCCGCGAGCTGCCGGGGGGAGAGGTGTGGACGCCGCGCAACTTCGACGGCCGCTACCGGGGCGCGGTGACCGTCCGCACCTCGCTGCGTCAATCCATCAACACCATCGCCGTCAAGCTGGCGGAGC
This genomic stretch from Longimicrobium sp. harbors:
- a CDS encoding PBP1A family penicillin-binding protein translates to MPDPAGGAPEPENVYHKGYFPRVRDKLARTADGVRLLVTNPARVPAAAGAWLGEQLEKDALFFQAGLFGGWAVLKAGFRALGRGLRHPVHRRWILGLIALIAFLPGFTWQRCGFRGCPDVGKLAALQPGGAARVFDARGQLLAELAPTRWAVVALADLPPYVAQAFVAVEDQNFYEHRGVHWPRFIAQSIKNLIPGGRSQGASTISMQVARNVFPDRLPAADRSVKRKVLEIRVAREIEQRYSKAQILQTYLNNIYFGEGVYGIESAARIYFGKHASQLKMSEAALLAGLPKAPTHYSPRRNMAHSVQRRNLVLSLMAAQGRITAGQARASKDAEVRLARLRPEMRPRTRFPYFVEHARRMLEAELGPALYAGGLRIHTTLDPRIQRAAEQNVEAQVRAIENGRFGKFTGPRRAAYRDSTETPYLQGAAMVMSARTGDVLALVGGRSYDESAFDRMTQGLRQPGSAFKPFVYAAAVAEGVTPTDRVVDDTVRRELPGGEVWTPRNFDGRYRGAVTVRTSLRQSINTIAVKLAEQAGLDDVEQVARRAGITRDIPPLPSVAIGATAVRPMELVRAYTPFATLGDRVEPRFVTRVEDRDGKVVWRARVKRRRVMDRGVAFVVTTMLRGAIDRGTGTAARAALGAGIPAAGKTGTTNDATDAWFVGYTPDLVAAVWFGFDRPRTIIRQGSGGTLAAPVWGRIMRVAQRGTPEPWKAPGGVVRRTVAVSG